Proteins found in one archaeon genomic segment:
- a CDS encoding HAD-IB family phosphatase, which yields MTAGIRLASFDMDGTLLEHESSWVAIHRKFGTESKGAASLKLYTEGKIDYQEFMRRDISSWPKGVTRSEIETILNGYEVRKDAPSTISRLRKRGIETALVTSGIDILAEKVASDLKIDHVIANGLRFDSQGKILPEGVGRVDPTRKDVAYKRMLDRVGIRASDTIAVGDTVYDLAFLRSARIGFMLAHSTRVDDPKIIHIESLSDIFDHL from the coding sequence ATGACGGCGGGCATACGGCTGGCCTCATTTGACATGGACGGGACCCTCCTGGAGCATGAGAGCAGCTGGGTCGCGATTCACAGGAAGTTCGGGACAGAGAGCAAAGGGGCGGCTTCCCTAAAGCTGTACACCGAGGGGAAGATCGACTACCAGGAGTTCATGCGCAGGGACATCTCTTCTTGGCCCAAGGGCGTCACGAGGAGCGAGATCGAGACGATCCTCAACGGGTACGAGGTCAGAAAGGACGCCCCCTCCACAATCAGTAGGCTCAGGAAGCGCGGAATCGAGACGGCACTGGTGACCTCTGGCATCGACATACTCGCGGAGAAGGTGGCTTCCGACCTGAAGATCGACCACGTCATTGCCAACGGCTTGAGGTTCGATTCCCAAGGGAAGATCCTGCCGGAGGGGGTCGGCCGAGTCGATCCGACACGAAAGGACGTCGCCTACAAGCGGATGCTGGACCGGGTCGGGATCCGGGCAAGCGACACGATCGCTGTCGGAGATACGGTCTACGACCTGGCATTCCTCCGCTCTGCGAGGATCGGGTTCATGCTCGCTCATTCCACGAGGGTGGACGACCCGAAGATAATCCACATCGAGAGCCTCTCGGACATCTTTGACCACCTGTAA
- a CDS encoding phosphoribosylamine--glycine ligase — protein sequence MKFLFVTNESLSADLAWQLKKEGHEVKMYCHSQGEKDVGVGFFEKIDDWEPFKDWADVIVFDDVGFGPKAEALRSEGKLVFGGSVYTDKLEFDREFGQSELNAAGVDVLPSWNFTSFDEAIIFVKANPDRYVLKPSGKAQSEKELLFIGQDVDGKDVLQILEHYKANWSKKIKEFQIQKFAEGVEVAVGAFFNGKDFIMPICVNFEHKRLFPHELGPSTGEMGTTVFYTKDSPVFERTLLKMKEKLAESHYVGYIDINCIANAKGTWPLEWTSRFGYPTISIQMEGITSDWGTLVHDLAEGKEAVLKAKKGYQVGVVVTIPPWPFEDEKAFKKYSEGATILFRRQSLDGIHIGEVKLEEGDWHIAGQSGYALVVTGSGATMADAIEKAYANVKNVMIPNMFYRTDIGHKWTHDSDMLLSWGYL from the coding sequence ATGAAATTCCTCTTTGTCACCAACGAGAGTCTCTCCGCCGACCTCGCCTGGCAGCTCAAGAAAGAGGGACACGAGGTAAAGATGTACTGCCACAGCCAGGGAGAGAAGGACGTAGGGGTCGGATTCTTCGAGAAGATCGACGATTGGGAACCGTTCAAGGACTGGGCGGACGTGATCGTCTTCGACGACGTCGGTTTCGGACCCAAGGCGGAGGCGCTGAGAAGTGAAGGAAAGTTGGTCTTCGGTGGCTCAGTCTACACAGACAAGCTGGAGTTCGACAGGGAGTTCGGACAGTCCGAGCTCAACGCGGCGGGGGTCGACGTCCTCCCGAGCTGGAACTTCACCTCTTTCGATGAGGCGATAATCTTCGTGAAGGCGAACCCGGACAGGTATGTGCTCAAGCCGAGCGGGAAGGCCCAGAGCGAGAAAGAGTTGCTCTTCATAGGCCAGGACGTAGACGGGAAGGACGTCCTGCAGATCCTCGAACACTACAAGGCGAACTGGTCAAAGAAGATCAAGGAGTTCCAGATTCAGAAGTTCGCTGAGGGCGTGGAAGTCGCTGTGGGGGCTTTCTTCAACGGCAAGGACTTCATAATGCCGATTTGTGTAAACTTCGAGCACAAGAGACTCTTCCCCCACGAGCTGGGCCCAAGTACTGGCGAGATGGGGACGACGGTCTTCTACACGAAGGACAGCCCCGTTTTCGAAAGAACCCTGCTCAAGATGAAGGAGAAGCTGGCCGAGAGCCACTATGTGGGGTACATCGACATCAACTGCATCGCCAACGCCAAGGGGACCTGGCCTCTGGAGTGGACGTCGAGGTTCGGGTACCCGACGATTAGCATCCAGATGGAGGGGATCACAAGCGACTGGGGCACCCTCGTCCACGACCTCGCTGAAGGGAAGGAGGCCGTCTTGAAGGCGAAGAAAGGGTATCAGGTCGGAGTGGTCGTCACCATTCCTCCCTGGCCCTTCGAAGACGAAAAGGCGTTCAAGAAGTATTCCGAGGGGGCGACCATACTCTTCAGGCGCCAGAGCCTCGACGGCATCCACATCGGAGAGGTTAAGCTTGAGGAGGGAGACTGGCACATCGCAGGGCAGTCGGGCTACGCGCTCGTAGTGACCGGGTCGGGGGCTACGATGGCTGATGCGATAGAGAAGGCCTACGCGAACGTGAAGAACGTGATGATTCCCAACATGTTCTACAGGACTGACATCGGCCACAAGTGGACCCACGACAGCGACATGCTGTTGAGCTGGGGCTATCTCTAG
- a CDS encoding M1 family metallopeptidase — protein sequence MEGAYKSFRLPESTLHYPASREFRTEHVKIELDVDFKGKKISGSCSLTVSPIAEELRTVKLDARSMTITGVTLGDSDLKFEHNGEVLAVHLPSPVTSRTTIKVDYWAIPSEGVYFTGPDVEHPEKEVQAWTHNESEFARYWFPCFDHPNERSSSEIVVRVPRGFRVVSNGRLVSMTEDGESSTFHWLEETPHPTYLTSFVAGRLGEITDEVDGIKLGYYFPESKRADALRYFGETPAMMEAFKALTGMKYPYPKYSQTVVEDFIYGGMENFNATTLAMNYFPEADSEEDFSTSYGAPQTNAVNLVAHELAHQWFGDYVTCVDWSHAWLNEGFATYFQGLYLEKTRGVDAFRWDLWARAEEYFEEDEKRYRRPIVDREYVYHDDVFDHTTYQKGEWMLHELRYLIGDRAFFAGITEHLRSNALGNVDTHDLRKAMEKTSGVSLEEFFEQAFFSPGFPELEVAYDWDEGSKVATVTMKQVQKLEMGTPRFKLPLEVVFYVGGKRASTRVWLRTEEQSFSFGLASRPNIVEVDPQRWILKKVAFKKGIDLLVAQLRGSEDASSREDAAGSIGAVKADSAIPALIEAATKEQFWAVRSASIRALGVIGSESALVALLGLGLPQHRRVRRAVAEALGHFTADKAKETLSGLLKGDPSPYVRCEAALSLSKVWKDGALPILKEAMKVHTTNLVLSEACLHAIGGVEGREASETILENLRYGKPTRARIGALKGIKSRGVALQEEVKVLKEVLLRDKEFRVRQYLSSEVMPALADRRFLGALKESSEGDKDPRIRRTSLEAYYQILN from the coding sequence ATGGAAGGGGCGTACAAGTCGTTCCGCCTGCCCGAGTCGACCCTACACTACCCGGCTTCAAGGGAGTTCAGGACAGAGCACGTCAAGATTGAACTAGACGTGGACTTCAAGGGAAAGAAGATCTCCGGCTCCTGCTCTTTGACAGTCTCGCCGATCGCGGAAGAGCTGCGGACAGTCAAGCTCGACGCCCGCTCGATGACGATAACCGGGGTGACCCTCGGAGACAGCGACCTGAAATTCGAGCACAACGGCGAGGTCCTCGCGGTCCACCTTCCAAGTCCAGTGACAAGTCGTACGACCATCAAGGTGGACTACTGGGCCATTCCTTCCGAGGGAGTCTACTTCACTGGGCCAGACGTGGAACACCCGGAGAAGGAAGTCCAGGCTTGGACGCACAACGAGTCCGAATTTGCGAGGTACTGGTTCCCCTGCTTCGACCATCCTAACGAAAGGTCGAGCAGCGAGATCGTAGTGAGGGTCCCGAGAGGATTCAGGGTCGTCTCCAACGGGCGCCTCGTCTCGATGACTGAGGACGGGGAGAGTTCGACTTTCCACTGGTTGGAGGAGACGCCTCACCCGACCTACCTCACCTCTTTCGTGGCCGGGAGGCTCGGGGAGATTACGGACGAGGTGGATGGGATAAAGCTCGGGTACTACTTCCCAGAGTCGAAAAGGGCCGACGCCCTCAGGTACTTCGGCGAGACGCCTGCGATGATGGAGGCCTTCAAGGCCTTGACCGGCATGAAGTACCCGTACCCCAAGTACTCCCAGACCGTCGTTGAGGACTTCATCTACGGAGGGATGGAGAACTTCAACGCCACCACGCTCGCGATGAACTACTTCCCCGAAGCCGACTCGGAGGAAGACTTCTCGACCTCCTATGGGGCGCCCCAGACAAACGCGGTCAACCTGGTGGCGCACGAGCTCGCCCACCAGTGGTTCGGGGACTACGTAACTTGCGTCGACTGGTCGCACGCATGGCTCAACGAGGGCTTCGCGACATACTTCCAGGGCCTCTATCTTGAGAAGACAAGAGGGGTGGATGCCTTCAGATGGGACCTCTGGGCGAGGGCCGAGGAGTACTTCGAAGAGGACGAGAAAAGATACAGGAGGCCCATAGTTGACAGAGAGTATGTCTATCATGACGACGTCTTCGACCACACCACCTACCAGAAAGGCGAGTGGATGCTGCACGAGCTCAGGTACCTGATAGGCGACAGGGCTTTCTTCGCAGGCATTACCGAGCATCTGAGAAGTAACGCACTGGGCAACGTCGACACGCACGACTTGAGGAAGGCCATGGAGAAGACCAGCGGGGTATCCCTCGAGGAATTCTTTGAGCAGGCCTTCTTCAGCCCGGGCTTTCCCGAGCTGGAGGTAGCCTACGACTGGGACGAAGGCTCAAAGGTTGCGACCGTTACTATGAAGCAGGTCCAGAAGTTGGAGATGGGGACCCCCCGCTTCAAGCTTCCACTCGAGGTAGTCTTCTACGTCGGCGGGAAGAGGGCGAGCACCAGGGTCTGGCTCAGAACCGAGGAACAGTCATTCTCTTTCGGCTTGGCTTCGCGGCCGAACATCGTCGAGGTGGACCCGCAACGATGGATACTGAAGAAGGTCGCATTCAAGAAGGGCATCGACCTGTTGGTTGCTCAGCTCAGAGGGAGCGAGGACGCCTCGAGCAGGGAGGACGCGGCGGGGTCTATAGGAGCGGTGAAGGCTGACTCAGCGATTCCCGCCCTTATCGAGGCTGCCACGAAGGAACAGTTCTGGGCTGTAAGGAGCGCCTCGATTAGAGCCCTCGGCGTGATCGGCTCCGAGTCGGCCCTGGTGGCCCTTCTCGGTCTTGGCCTTCCGCAGCACCGCAGGGTCAGGCGGGCGGTAGCGGAGGCCCTCGGCCACTTCACGGCAGACAAGGCCAAGGAGACCTTGTCAGGACTTCTGAAGGGCGACCCGAGCCCGTACGTGAGGTGCGAAGCTGCTCTCTCGCTATCCAAGGTATGGAAGGATGGTGCCCTGCCGATCCTCAAGGAGGCGATGAAGGTTCACACGACCAACCTAGTCCTCTCCGAGGCGTGCCTGCACGCAATCGGAGGGGTCGAAGGAAGAGAAGCTTCAGAGACGATCTTGGAGAACCTGAGGTACGGGAAGCCGACGAGGGCAAGAATCGGGGCACTGAAGGGGATCAAGAGTAGAGGTGTGGCTCTCCAGGAGGAGGTCAAAGTGCTGAAGGAGGTACTTCTCCGCGACAAGGAGTTCCGGGTCAGGCAGTATCTGTCGAGCGAAGTGATGCCCGCGCTGGCGGACCGAAGGTTCCTAGGGGCGCTGAAAGAGTCTTCCGAAGGAGACAAAGACCCGAGGATCCGCAGGACCTCGCTTGAGGCCTACTATCAGATCTTGAACTAG
- a CDS encoding type II toxin-antitoxin system RelE/ParE family toxin, protein MKVFLSHRVQKFLDSASADLKERLQSKIAELLTSPYPTGCKRLKGAPNAYRLRVGDYRILYSIVEHDEIIVFKIGARESVYE, encoded by the coding sequence TTGAAGGTCTTCCTGTCACACCGGGTCCAGAAGTTCCTCGATAGTGCGTCCGCGGACCTTAAGGAGAGGCTGCAGTCTAAGATTGCAGAGCTGTTGACGAGTCCTTATCCGACTGGGTGCAAAAGGCTGAAGGGAGCCCCCAATGCCTACAGGCTAAGGGTAGGCGATTATCGGATTCTCTATTCAATTGTAGAACATGACGAGATAATTGTCTTCAAGATCGGCGCGAGAGAATCGGTCTACGAATAG
- a CDS encoding HAD family hydrolase — translation MLAAVIFDVDGTLVRYKFDVFGARTAMVRALEDRSYDVTGLGPETPIQKILDAAKSQSGESYSSLRPELYSILDAVEEGNASSATVFPGTHETLDALSAKGVRLGIVTNSGKKAARRILERNGLVSKFELVLTRDDVFQMKPHPEGLLRAVAGLASTPLSACYVGDSVQDVTAAREAGLRIVSVATGSYTEVALRSAGAPMVVSSLPEILGVLEV, via the coding sequence ATGCTGGCCGCGGTGATCTTTGACGTAGACGGCACCCTCGTCCGGTACAAGTTCGACGTCTTCGGAGCGAGGACGGCCATGGTCCGCGCCCTAGAAGACCGCAGCTACGACGTGACCGGGCTTGGCCCCGAAACCCCCATCCAGAAGATACTGGACGCGGCCAAGAGCCAGTCGGGGGAGTCATACTCTTCCCTTAGGCCGGAACTCTATTCCATTCTCGACGCTGTCGAAGAGGGGAACGCAAGCAGCGCGACCGTCTTCCCAGGTACGCACGAGACCCTGGACGCGCTCTCGGCCAAGGGAGTGAGGCTGGGCATCGTCACCAACAGCGGGAAGAAAGCAGCTAGGAGAATCCTTGAGAGGAACGGCCTGGTCTCGAAATTCGAACTCGTGCTCACGAGAGACGACGTTTTCCAAATGAAGCCTCACCCGGAGGGGCTGCTCAGGGCGGTCGCGGGCCTTGCCTCCACTCCTCTCTCCGCGTGTTATGTCGGAGACAGCGTGCAGGACGTCACCGCGGCTCGAGAAGCAGGCCTGCGCATCGTCTCTGTCGCGACCGGGTCGTACACCGAGGTTGCCCTGAGGTCAGCAGGGGCTCCCATGGTCGTCTCCAGCCTCCCTGAGATTCTTGGGGTCCTGGAGGTCTGA
- a CDS encoding alanine--glyoxylate aminotransferase family protein: MPEKLLLIPGPTNVSEVVRKAMSGPQLPHVGAEFYATFKEIIGLSRQVFRNEKGVQFVFTGSGTIGMESSVTSLVSRGDRTLTLSSGYFGKRMLMLNQIHGAVAESIDYPEGGHADPDDLRKKLKGSNYSAVFMTHVDTSTSVANPIKELVAECNAAGVLSVVDCVCSIGGLPLEFDKLGADIVFTASQKALAAAPGAVLLAASDRAIQAMERRESPIESYYMSLLRWKPVMEDPRMYLATPATQVLQGLRQALSEVMSEGLDARWARHRKLGELAREFVSAHGFGFVADEGYRSDTVTSIWVKDGMAGPIQKTMESDHGVVLARGIYEAKDKMIRIGHFGNLQPDVLEAALASLDATVSGLASAEPVQMAERT, from the coding sequence TTGCCTGAGAAGCTCCTTCTGATTCCGGGACCAACCAACGTATCGGAGGTAGTAAGAAAGGCAATGTCAGGCCCGCAGCTTCCTCACGTAGGCGCGGAGTTTTATGCCACTTTCAAGGAAATAATTGGTCTCTCAAGGCAGGTTTTCAGAAATGAAAAGGGAGTCCAGTTCGTGTTTACAGGCTCCGGCACCATCGGGATGGAGTCTTCCGTCACGAGCCTGGTTTCGAGGGGCGACAGGACCCTCACCCTCAGCTCAGGATACTTCGGGAAGCGGATGCTGATGCTCAACCAGATCCATGGCGCCGTGGCGGAGTCCATAGACTATCCCGAGGGCGGCCACGCGGACCCGGACGACCTCAGGAAGAAGCTGAAGGGCTCGAACTACTCTGCTGTCTTCATGACCCATGTGGACACTTCGACTTCGGTGGCCAATCCGATCAAAGAGCTGGTCGCAGAGTGCAACGCAGCTGGGGTTCTCTCGGTCGTCGACTGCGTCTGCAGCATCGGCGGACTACCTCTCGAGTTTGACAAGCTGGGAGCGGACATCGTCTTCACAGCCTCACAGAAGGCACTTGCAGCGGCCCCAGGGGCCGTACTTCTCGCTGCCTCTGACCGGGCCATCCAGGCGATGGAGAGGCGAGAGAGCCCGATCGAGTCGTACTACATGAGCCTGCTGAGGTGGAAGCCAGTGATGGAAGACCCGAGGATGTACCTGGCTACTCCCGCCACACAGGTCCTCCAGGGCCTGCGCCAGGCTCTCTCCGAGGTGATGAGCGAGGGACTGGACGCTAGGTGGGCCAGGCATCGGAAGCTGGGAGAACTTGCGAGAGAGTTCGTTTCAGCGCACGGCTTCGGATTCGTCGCCGACGAGGGCTACAGGTCCGACACGGTAACTTCGATCTGGGTCAAGGACGGCATGGCCGGGCCCATTCAGAAAACGATGGAGTCTGACCACGGGGTTGTCCTCGCCCGAGGAATCTACGAAGCGAAAGACAAGATGATCCGGATAGGTCACTTTGGGAACTTGCAACCTGATGTCTTGGAGGCGGCCCTAGCGTCGCTTGACGCGACGGTGTCCGGGCTTGCCTCGGCAGAGCCAGTCCAGATGGCAGAGCGGACCTAG
- the argS gene encoding arginine--tRNA ligase, which yields MKFLEFEDEVRRVLSEASESYGHQDQIDLVVPPSPEYGDLACALPIRIARGASRKPGEVAIELASKVMNRLSGTKYIGSVTPHRGGYVNFSINYGPFIADSIKAITSGEMGERAGVGQTIAVEHTNVNPNKALHIGHARNLVLGDSLVRVLRYLGNDVQALNYIDDSGAQVADVVVGFKFLGYSDEPPEGSKYDSYCGDEVYVKVNQEYAKDPSLKEKQSLVLKEVEKGTGPIAEYARSIVARILAAQLQTCWRMGARYDLLNWESHIVHSGMWDDIFSKMKESGLVRLETEGDNKGCWVIPDPESGEQKVVVRSDGTVVYVAKDIPYAAWKIGLIGDPFGYGEYPTPQPEGPNLYTTTLDKGTAKKKFGGADLAISVIDTRQSYLQRIVSKVLESLSKGASKRYLHRSYEVVAISKRTALRLGFEVVGEFAHMSGRKGLFVNADAVLSALKEKAQAETRRRNLSETKEWVDDVAEAVAVSALRYELLKQDPDKMIVFDLEESLRFQGDTGPYLLYTYARARRILGKTAGSPGIDQASAAKLVLPQEKALAKKLSMLDRAVASAGEYRSPREVAKYGHELAVAFNEFYESVQVNKEEDAVLRNARLALVDSASKVLAKSMDLMGLPIRQKI from the coding sequence TTGAAGTTCCTTGAATTCGAGGATGAAGTCAGGAGGGTCCTTTCCGAGGCCTCGGAATCCTACGGGCACCAAGACCAGATAGACCTGGTCGTCCCCCCGTCTCCAGAGTACGGCGACCTCGCCTGCGCGCTGCCCATCAGGATCGCTAGGGGCGCCTCGAGGAAACCGGGCGAAGTGGCCATCGAGCTGGCATCGAAGGTCATGAACAGGCTCTCAGGAACGAAATACATCGGTTCGGTCACCCCTCACCGAGGAGGCTACGTCAATTTTAGCATAAACTATGGGCCTTTCATAGCGGACTCGATCAAAGCGATCACCTCCGGAGAGATGGGGGAGAGGGCCGGCGTCGGCCAGACGATTGCAGTCGAGCACACCAACGTGAACCCAAACAAGGCCCTCCACATCGGGCACGCGCGGAACCTCGTGCTCGGAGACTCTCTGGTCAGGGTCCTGAGGTACCTCGGAAACGACGTCCAGGCCTTGAACTACATCGACGACTCCGGGGCCCAGGTGGCGGATGTGGTCGTCGGCTTCAAGTTCCTGGGATACTCGGACGAACCTCCTGAGGGCTCGAAGTACGACAGCTATTGCGGCGACGAGGTTTACGTCAAGGTAAACCAAGAGTACGCGAAGGACCCCTCCCTCAAGGAGAAGCAGTCGCTCGTCCTCAAGGAGGTCGAGAAGGGAACCGGCCCGATCGCAGAGTACGCAAGGTCGATCGTGGCAAGGATCCTCGCCGCCCAGCTCCAGACTTGTTGGAGGATGGGCGCCCGCTACGACCTGCTCAACTGGGAGTCACACATAGTCCACTCAGGGATGTGGGATGACATCTTCTCCAAGATGAAAGAGTCAGGCCTCGTGAGGCTGGAAACCGAGGGCGATAACAAGGGGTGCTGGGTCATTCCCGACCCCGAGTCGGGGGAACAGAAAGTAGTCGTGCGTTCCGACGGAACTGTGGTGTACGTGGCGAAGGACATCCCCTACGCCGCATGGAAGATCGGACTGATTGGGGATCCGTTCGGATACGGAGAGTACCCGACGCCCCAGCCCGAGGGCCCGAACCTCTACACGACCACACTTGACAAGGGCACCGCCAAGAAGAAGTTTGGCGGGGCGGACCTTGCGATATCAGTGATCGACACCCGCCAGAGCTACCTCCAGCGGATTGTCTCCAAGGTCCTCGAGTCGCTCAGCAAGGGGGCGTCAAAGAGGTACCTGCACAGGTCCTACGAGGTGGTCGCCATCTCGAAGCGGACCGCCCTTCGGCTCGGGTTCGAGGTCGTGGGCGAGTTCGCCCACATGTCGGGCAGGAAGGGGCTCTTCGTAAACGCGGATGCCGTGCTGTCAGCTCTCAAAGAGAAGGCTCAAGCCGAGACGAGGAGGAGGAACCTCTCGGAGACGAAGGAGTGGGTCGACGACGTCGCGGAGGCCGTCGCTGTCTCGGCCCTGAGGTACGAGCTCTTGAAACAGGACCCTGACAAGATGATAGTCTTCGACCTCGAGGAGTCGCTGAGGTTCCAGGGCGACACGGGGCCCTACCTTCTCTACACTTACGCCAGGGCGAGGCGGATCCTAGGCAAGACCGCAGGGTCACCAGGAATCGACCAAGCATCCGCTGCCAAGCTCGTCCTCCCCCAGGAGAAGGCCCTGGCGAAGAAACTCTCCATGCTCGACAGGGCAGTCGCCTCCGCCGGAGAGTATCGTTCTCCGAGGGAGGTCGCGAAGTACGGCCACGAGCTCGCGGTCGCCTTCAACGAATTCTACGAGAGCGTCCAGGTCAACAAGGAAGAGGATGCGGTGCTGAGGAACGCGCGCCTCGCCCTCGTCGACTCGGCGAGCAAGGTGCTGGCAAAGTCCATGGACCTGATGGGCCTGCCAATCAGGCAGAAGATATGA
- a CDS encoding MBL fold metallo-hydrolase, with protein MGPRLTCFGGVGEIGGNKFLLEDSGSKVLLDFGTGFVEGADYFDSFIAPRGVNGAGDLFEFGLLPQIEGLYSEESLQNTKMRYTDPEVDGVVLSHYHSDHMGRISYIDPKIPVYCGETTALIHDAYSEASGSPLDGRELRKFRTGDSFKVGAFEFVPVHVDHSIPGAYGFVIHHSEGTMAYTGDFRFHGPAGRMTQDFLDAAQQAKPDVLLTEGTRVREGDGKSDSSEEEVLQEATSIVAGTQNLAFSTFRGNDVDRINTFDAAAKKTGRTLVVSMKTAVLLEKLAADKKLKVPRVGDEVRVYVKRKRSGTFEDSDYRPWERRFLDHGITATEVSEKQGSVFLHLEAWNFPELVDIKPRPGGVYIHAATEAFNEEGEREEGVIRNWIDHLGFDYRQLHASGHAPMRGVEDAVAKVGAKVVIPIHTERPDLFATFKGKEAWTLRPPAKGVPLSLSDR; from the coding sequence ATGGGTCCCCGCCTCACTTGCTTCGGGGGGGTCGGCGAGATTGGGGGCAACAAGTTCCTGCTTGAAGATTCTGGGTCCAAGGTACTGCTCGACTTTGGGACAGGGTTCGTCGAGGGAGCCGACTACTTTGATTCGTTCATCGCCCCCAGAGGGGTGAATGGGGCGGGGGACCTCTTCGAGTTCGGGCTCCTGCCGCAGATCGAAGGCCTCTACTCCGAGGAATCGCTTCAGAACACAAAGATGCGATACACCGACCCCGAAGTCGACGGAGTCGTCCTCAGCCACTACCACAGCGACCACATGGGGCGGATTTCGTACATCGACCCCAAGATCCCAGTCTACTGCGGGGAGACGACAGCTCTCATCCATGATGCCTACAGCGAGGCCTCCGGGTCGCCGCTCGACGGGCGGGAGCTCAGGAAATTCAGGACGGGAGACAGTTTCAAGGTCGGCGCGTTCGAGTTCGTCCCCGTCCACGTGGACCATTCGATACCGGGGGCCTACGGATTTGTGATACACCACAGCGAGGGGACTATGGCCTACACGGGGGACTTCAGGTTTCATGGACCTGCGGGCAGGATGACTCAGGACTTCCTCGACGCGGCGCAGCAAGCCAAGCCGGACGTCCTTCTCACCGAAGGGACCAGGGTCAGAGAGGGAGACGGAAAGTCGGACTCGAGCGAGGAGGAAGTCCTCCAGGAAGCTACATCAATTGTGGCCGGGACTCAGAACCTAGCTTTCTCCACCTTCAGGGGGAACGATGTCGACAGGATCAACACATTTGACGCAGCGGCGAAGAAGACGGGGAGGACCCTTGTAGTCTCCATGAAGACTGCGGTCCTCCTTGAGAAGCTGGCTGCCGACAAGAAGCTCAAGGTCCCGAGGGTTGGCGATGAGGTTCGGGTCTACGTGAAGAGGAAGAGGTCGGGGACCTTCGAAGACTCCGACTATCGGCCCTGGGAACGCAGGTTCCTCGACCATGGCATCACGGCGACAGAAGTGAGCGAGAAGCAGGGGAGCGTCTTCCTCCACCTAGAGGCCTGGAACTTCCCGGAGCTCGTGGACATCAAGCCCAGGCCGGGCGGGGTCTACATCCATGCCGCCACGGAGGCGTTCAACGAGGAGGGAGAGCGCGAGGAAGGGGTGATACGCAACTGGATAGACCACCTGGGGTTCGACTACCGGCAGCTTCACGCGTCTGGGCATGCGCCGATGCGAGGGGTGGAGGACGCGGTGGCGAAGGTGGGGGCGAAGGTCGTGATACCCATCCACACTGAGCGACCTGACCTGTTTGCCACATTCAAGGGGAAGGAAGCCTGGACGTTGAGGCCCCCGGCAAAGGGGGTCCCGCTCTCTCTGTCAGACCGGTGA
- a CDS encoding class I SAM-dependent methyltransferase, which yields MNRLGPEDYQSNRHIRKILQLARASSKDVFYDLGCGKGQLCDLAVAEFGVKRAVGIEMHRGRAAKAAKRVQELGLADRIEIRNEDFMESDLNDATIVYSGLGEIEEDIANLERKVRAGCRIVTLFLPFVGVLPEASDYPFYLMKTPLKKTKDESLWISKVLFRRATAGELYRELDSDREYRYDKRAFTQMMKERFR from the coding sequence TTGAACCGCCTGGGTCCAGAAGACTACCAGAGCAACAGGCACATCCGGAAGATACTTCAACTCGCACGCGCATCCTCCAAAGACGTCTTCTATGACCTGGGATGCGGGAAGGGCCAGCTCTGCGATCTTGCCGTCGCCGAGTTCGGTGTGAAGAGGGCAGTGGGAATAGAGATGCACAGGGGTCGGGCTGCGAAAGCTGCGAAGCGAGTCCAGGAACTCGGCCTTGCCGATCGGATCGAAATCAGGAATGAAGACTTCATGGAGTCCGACCTGAATGACGCAACAATCGTGTACTCCGGGCTCGGCGAGATTGAAGAGGACATCGCGAATCTTGAGAGAAAGGTGAGGGCCGGTTGCAGGATCGTCACTCTCTTCCTCCCATTCGTCGGGGTGCTGCCCGAAGCGTCCGATTACCCCTTCTATCTCATGAAGACGCCACTTAAGAAGACTAAGGATGAATCCCTTTGGATCTCGAAGGTGCTCTTCAGGAGGGCCACAGCCGGAGAGCTCTACCGTGAGCTGGACTCCGACAGAGAGTAC